TCCCTTAAAAAATCCGGGAGCGGTTTCTTGAGATATCGATATAGTCTCCTTTAGAGATTCACAGAGTTCCTGAGTGTAAAATTGTTTGACATGCCCAAACACGATATCCGGATCCGGATCCTTCTCAAAGACCGTCATCTGGAGCATCAATTTGTCTTCCACCCACAGGTCATCGGCATCCAAAAAAGCAAAGAAGCTCCCCTTTGCCGATTCTATGCCCTTGTTCAGAGCAGCCGATACGCCGCTGTTGGGCTGGAAGTAATATCTCACCTTGGCTCCAAAACCTTTTGCAATACTTCCACTATTATCCGTCGAGCCGTCGTCCACTACAATGAGTTCAATGGAACGGTAAGTCTGTGCCAGCACACTCCCGATAGCTTCCGACAGGTAACGTTCACAGTTACAAACAGGGATAATCACACTTATGAGCGGTTTTTTGGATTTCATATGTTTACAATGCACGCTTGTTGAAAGCCCCGGCCTTTGATCGGGGAGCTTGACTCAAGTTTTCCGACTTCGTTGCCGCCTGATTGATGCCAGGCTTACCTTGAGGAGTTCCCTGTTGATTATCTCCCCCTGGTATGACTGGTTCCGGTCATGGATGCGTTTTTTAACAAGGACCTCCGGGATAGTTGCCATCGTGATGCCGGCATCCTTGGCACGAAAGAACCAGTCGGTATCGC
Above is a genomic segment from bacterium BMS3Abin08 containing:
- the epsJ_1 gene encoding putative glycosyltransferase EpsJ, giving the protein MKSKKPLISVIIPVCNCERYLSEAIGSVLAQTYRSIELIVVDDGSTDNSGSIAKGFGAKVRYYFQPNSGVSAALNKGIESAKGSFFAFLDADDLWVEDKLMLQMTVFEKDPDPDIVFGHVKQFYTQELCESLKETISISQETAPGFFKGTMLIKREAFERVGLFESAWRMGDFIDWYARAMEQKLKSFMLPDVVLKRRIHDANMGICQRNDRGDYLRILKASLDRRRKIRPI